The genomic DNA ACAGagcaaaaatgatgaaaaagacTAATGTGTTTCTTAAAAATTGACACTGAAGacagcatactgtatatgatgaaAATAGAATTGGCCCCAAAATAGACCCTTATGGCACCCCACAAGTGAGTTGGGGTTGCAATTACAGAATCTTCACTAAGGTGGACAGATAAAATGAACAGTGGTAGACAAATAGTAAATAAAGATTTCTTTGTATGACAAGTATAGTGACAACTAAAAAGATCAGGACAGTGCTATTATGATGTTGATACAGTTCAACTCAAATTGGTCCATTGATATAAAGTATTATGGTGCAAATCTCTTAAACATTTGCACAGTCTAGCCAAACAGTAGGGATCTACCAGTACAGCAAATCTTTTCAACATATGCCTAGGATGTGCCCTGTGACACGAACTTGGTTGAGAATTACTTAGCTACAGATTAAGAGTCAACTTAAAGCATTTTACatcttcatctttatttcatctgttttattctttctttttttagtcaAATGACAATGACAAAGCAGCTCAACTAGCAATTCCCAGTGAAAGTCAAGATATTGAAGCAGAGCATGAAGTTACTACTACCGATGCAATACCTGCAAACATGCAAGGTAGTGTCAAATGAAGTTGTTCATtggaatgttttcttttatttgtgttaatgtatattcctcttttattttcagAGATACTTACCCCACTGGAAGAGCCTCAGATACGCAGACATCCACGTTTCTCAGCTCACAACCGCTCtaagagaaacacaaaatgaccaaagagTGTTTTGCTGCCAGTTGTCACTTCTCTGAGAGGTGACTCCTACTCAGCTGCTTTATAGCTCTGCATTCATTAAAGGAACAGGTTTACATCTCACACGATGGACATATTTGCTCTCTTGTTGAATAATTACAGTCAAACCACTCTTGTACCTCATTTTTAgtgaaaaaaatgcaatgatCATTTTAGGTCCTTGGTGGATGGTAACCTCACACATGACACAACACATGACTCTGGGACATTATACCTCTAAGAGATattgtgatttttatgtttACTTGGTACAGCGCTAGACTATGTGTattcacatttcatgtttaGCAAATATTTACATTAACAACCTTACACTGTACAGGGTATCCATACTCAGCAAAAGAGTAAAAAATGTTTGGtactttaaatgttaaattgaaGATTAGTTAATGATATGCGATATTTAATTTAGAGAACTGTTTTTCGTGTTTCTGAGTaaaacttttgcttttcacagaCTTCAAAGATATATTCCAGGAAGCGGAAGAAAATCCTTCAGAATGACCCACCATGGCCAGAGCAAAGTATTTGGTCCATCACCTCCCAGTTTTTCGATCATGGATTGTTTTGACAATGACAGGGACTCAAGATACGACCTGAAAGTCGATGAGTTGCTTTAGGATTTGTGAGCACATTATTACTGACAGCAGGGAAAAGTATTGGAATATTTAGTGGGCACTTGATGTTTGGAGATCCCATCCCAACATTTATGTACAATTGCTGCACTTTTGAGAACGTAATATTTATGTTGCTGATTGCAGGACAGTGGAGCTGGCATGACCTCTGCTTGCTGTGTTTTAACAAGTACCCATTCACAAATTTTAAGCTTACACTTTAAAGTTAATGGCATCAACAATTTCCCAGCActtattttatcattacataGTTGATGTGCAATATAAACCATGGAAATCAATGTtgtacattatatttaaaaatgttttccctcTCGAATTCTGAGTTgggtgagggttttttttttttttgcgtccgCCCCCCCAAAATTGATATaacttttgcatatttttgtgGAATTCAGTTCTGTGGAGAATGTAATCATCAGTCCGTAGCAGAACTCCTTACCCATTCCCAGAGACCTGCTACCACACCCAAACCTAATTTTGAGAACCCAAGTAGAATTTTATTCACGTTTACAAACGCAGTACACAATGTGAgaggtttgtttgcttttagaCAGTCATTGCTAAACAAAGTTAAATGTATGTGTGAGGACTTAAGTATGCTCTTTTCTAAGCTTGTCCAAGATCCAGATATCTatcttttcagtgttttgttcctttttctgtgtttacttgcattttaatttgcatttagtCCTTCTTTTATGGTTATTTTGAGGTCTTCGGGTCTAAGGGCTAAGAACACTTTTCAGTCATTGAGAGACTTTTGAAGTGGTAACACACAAGGAATATGTAGCAATAACAAAATGACAGATGTTGCTTTTTTAAAGTTGCAGTAGACAAAAGGCACACCTAGCTCACAATCTATACCAGGTAGTCAAAGAAGCACTGACATTACACTTAATATTTTTAGGGTCTAATGGTTTATTTACCTACCGGATTTGCCATTCCGAAACATGCTGTATTcttaaaatggtttaaaatgtattcaacaaTTTAATGGTATCTTGTGAAGGAATTGAGGCTGGTAAATTTTTACTTGTCTTAATGGCAACATTGTACATGTTTAAAATCTATTGTACATTGAAAGTTACTAATAATGTAACATGAATCAATTATTTATAAATACGgttggatgtttttgtttttttcaggatgCTAAAAAGGTAATAGCTTTGACCATCATGTCAGATTTTTGGATCTATACTATTGGTGTACATGGGGATTTTTATGAATGTGTATTGTGTGAGCACCAATGAATAAACGCACAGTTAAAGATGGGATTTGTGGTTATATTGTTTCTATATGTCATGACTTGTGGATTTCTTAAGAATGTGGAACCAAACAATGTTTACAAGAACATTATGCATTGCTGCATCACATTTAATCCAGTCTGAAACAAACGAAAACTCAGTGAAGGTTTTAGAACGCATTTACAAATGTTAAATTGTTGAATCAATTTCATAGGAAGGATCAACATTCAGGAATAAACGGATCGTTTGtgcatgccttttttttttccatgaaccCTTCAAAAACTTAAGACAGGGCTCCTTTAGCCCTCCAGTCCCGGGATAAAAGTCCCAACagttcctcttcatcctcctcttcgtTGTCGCtgttatattcctttatttgtttattcttctTGGGCAGCAGCTTAGTCTTCACTACATCCCGTCTGTCTCTCAGTACCTCCACCCTCTTGTAACACTCGATTTGTTCGTCAATTTCGTCAATCTGACGCTCAATGCGACCCTCCTCGTCGTCCTCCGCCACGATAGCCTCTGATTTTGTGTTGACTTGTCGAATCTCTTTCTGGAACTCTTCCCACTCCTTGTCCATTTGGTCTTTCGGTGCGTCGACGTTCCGCACTTTAGCATCTCGAACGGGATCGTCGAAAAATCCCTCCGGCAGTGCCTCCGCCGTGTTGTCTTTCTTTTCGGTCACTTTTTCCTGGACGTCCGCTTTGAGGATGGATCCTGAGTGAGAGACTGCGGGAGCGGATGGGATGGAGCTGTCAAAGAAGTCAGATGGTAGCCCTGTGGTTTCCTCCGTTGGAGGGTTTTTGCTTCCCGCCACTTCGGCActgtcaccatcaccatcaccatcttcatcataaACTCCTGCCAAAAGGCTCAAACCGACGGACTTCTGGGGGGCATCGGTGTCTCCTTTGCTGGGTTTCTCAAAGAAATCGCCTGGGACCCCCGACTCAGACTGGCCCGTACCTGGTGAGTGTTTCGGCTTTTTCCAGTTTATGTCCTCGTTATCATTTGCCGTCCTTTTAACAGGCTGACTCGGTTGTGGCACTTGCTGATTCCTCGTGTCTTTCAGCTCGGtcactttctgtttgtgttgttttccaaGAACATGAGTTGGCCACAGCAGTTCCGACTTCACCTGCACATTGCAGAGGACGCAACTCAGGTGCCCGAGACTGTTGTATTTAGCAAAGGGTGATTCGACGCGCtttttctctgttgtttgtctctgtttttctctcatcAAACGTCGAAGTTCCTCTTGATTCACAACTTTCTTCGCCTTCTTAGACGACGCCATTGTTGTAAACAACGAAGCGTGCTAACTAGCTCGCTATTTGCTAAGTACGGCTTGTGTAAATGACGTAGCTGCGCATGCGCGTACTTGCCTTCAGATGTGTGTAGTCTCGCGAGATGTGCCGCTGAACGCTAGCAATAATGTTAGCTACACCCTCCCGTTCGTCTGAAATTTGCTGCAAAGCGAACGGAATCAATACCATTTAAAGCGTAGAGTATTTCCGAGGAGCGATAGAAGACAATGCTGTGAcgtttttaattttcataactgtgttgttgttgtttttttagcgTGTCCGTCCCGGTATGTTTAGCATTATGTTCAGTTTTCATCGCCGCGCCCATCAAAACcttattcattttatattgtgcTAGTTAGCTTACGCGTTTGCAGGAAGCTAAAGCTAATGCCATTGGGACTGGGCAATATGAGCATCGTTGTTTCAAAAGAGAGCAGCAGCTAAGAGAACGCGTCGGTTTTGGTTTAGTGTCCTAAAAAGCTCATTTGAAGCTATATCTTCCCCATCTAGTAACCCTGTAATTACTAAGACTGGCAACGCACAGTAGTCGCGATGACAGGTGAGAAAATACGCACCGTGCGAAAGGACcacaacaaagcaaacaaaaatgaagagaTAATGGACATGTATGACGAGACTTCTAACGGGACTATTCCTAACAGTACTAGTAACCATTTCACATCTAACAAGGCTTTTCAAAAATCTACCAAAGCACTGGCactgcagcaccagcagcagctcaatgaaa from Antennarius striatus isolate MH-2024 chromosome 18, ASM4005453v1, whole genome shotgun sequence includes the following:
- the znf830 gene encoding zinc finger protein 830; this encodes MASSKKAKKVVNQEELRRLMREKQRQTTEKKRVESPFAKYNSLGHLSCVLCNVQVKSELLWPTHVLGKQHKQKVTELKDTRNQQVPQPSQPVKRTANDNEDINWKKPKHSPGTGQSESGVPGDFFEKPSKGDTDAPQKSVGLSLLAGVYDEDGDGDGDSAEVAGSKNPPTEETTGLPSDFFDSSIPSAPAVSHSGSILKADVQEKVTEKKDNTAEALPEGFFDDPVRDAKVRNVDAPKDQMDKEWEEFQKEIRQVNTKSEAIVAEDDEEGRIERQIDEIDEQIECYKRVEVLRDRRDVVKTKLLPKKNKQIKEYNSDNEEEDEEELLGLLSRDWRAKGALS